AGATGCTTTTGATGTCGATTCTAAAGGGATAAACTGTAGCTGCATTGTTCTTGCAACTTGTCGCCAATTGTCAATTTCAAGCTGTTTATGCTGCTCTAGCGTGTCTGGAAACTGGTACCTGTTTTGTTCAATCGGGTTAATTACTTTGCAACAAAATCCAGCTTTTTCTAGCCGTTGAATAAGTTGTGGTTCAGGAGTCGCCGATAGAAATAGAAACTTCTTCCGCCGATTGGTGCAACTGATAAGCAGCATCGTGTTAATTACACTAGCAATTTGCGGCGCACTAAAGACGTGAAACTCGTCAAATATGAATAGGTCGAAGTCTTTATCAATGCGTCCCCACAGCTTATCTGGGCTGTCTTCTGGAATTAGATAGGCTCCTCGATGCAAGTAATGAAAAATATCAGGGTTAGTTAGTAGAACTTCGGATTGGCTGGTACGAGTAGCAATTGCAGCTCCTTTTCTCAAACCTTCGTTTTCTGCATAAACTTCCAATTCTGCACCGCTCAACCTGACAACCCGAGGATTATTCCAAGGTTGAAATTGTTTAATATAATGCCTTATTTGTATTTCCTGGTCACGAGCAAGTTCGTTGGTTGGGTAAAGACTAATTGCTGAACACTCTCCTTGAAGAACTTCCAATTGACCAGCTAAACTCTTGCCGTCTCCGGTCATGGCTGTATTGATTACAACATCTACATTAGAGTCCCGTAAGGCTTCCAATGTTGCTACCTGATGCCAAGAAAGAGCCCATCCTTGAGGAAGCTTCACATCCTTAAGCAGTTCAGTAGCAGGACAGGAGTAAACAGATTTGAGAGTAATACTGTATTCCGTCATCGTTTTAAGGCGTACGTGACAGGTTGCGATGTGACCATCATGGCATTCAAAATAGAGAGATGACAAGTACAAAGTGTACGTACAAAAGCAGAAAACAAAATGGGTCGTCGAGGTCAGTCCATCACACTGTCAATTTCAAATAGAGATAAAGAACAGCTTGAACAAATTGCTCAGGAGCAGGGAATGTTGTGGGGCGATCGCCCAAATATTTCTCGATTGATAGAAGCGATCGCCCGTCGAGAGCTGCGGATTGGTCGCAACAATGATTGGTCAGAAACTCGCATCAGGGCTTTGCAGCAATCTATCCAGACACTCACTGATGCAGGGTATCCTGATTCTGCCCGCATCATTGCCGAACTTTTACTGGAACGACGTGAACTCTCGCTCCCCTTAAAAAGCGAGATTAAACGCTACCTCGAAACTCCAATTGCTCCTTGGCGGCTGGAAATTGACCAGTACATTCATCGTCAACAGCCCTTCCAACTCACCTACCGGGATGCTGCCGATCGCCCTTGGACGTTCACTATTCGTCATGCTCGAATCACCCCATACGAGCAACGGCAATATCTAGAGTGCTGGTGCGAACAAACAGAAGGCAACCAGGATTTGCCAGAATTGCAGCACAACTGGAACTTGCGGTTGGAGCGAATTCCCGAAGCGGCTATTTCACCAATCGAGGGTCAGTGGCAACCCAGTCTCGATCGCATTGATGTGGAACTTCACCTATTTCGAGGCTTAGCTTTTGCCTATCAAGCTAAACCGGATGACATCGTCAATGAGTGGTTAGCGGATAGTTCTCTGGTACGAAGGGTGATAAGGCAAATAACTAGTAGCTTTTGGTTTTTTAGAGAAATCCTACGGTATGGAGAAGACTGCGAAATCGTAGCTCCAGATAAGGTTCGTGCGCTCTTCAGGCAAAAACTAAAGTCCCTTTGCCGCAACTACGACATCAACGTTTCCGATAAACATGAATGAACACAAAGACTGCTCAAGAGATTGAAACGGCTATCCCATTTCTCATATCTCGTGCTGCTATTTCAGCAGTTCCATATCTCGCAGTGATAGTAGGCGATCGCAGACTCTGCTCCCTTGAAAATACGCTGTCACGAGAGTGCTGGATGAACTTCTCACCGCTTAATGATTCGCGGATAGCCATCTAGATTGATAAGTAAGAGTTTGGTCGGCAATACCTGCTGATTAAGTGCGGCAAGTTCCGGCTACCCAGCCAGCGTCAACTGTGCGGCTGGAGGCTAGAGGCAGATGGTTTGTATCTTTGTTTGTCAACGATCAAGAACCGCAAGTTGGCTCGCTCTATCTTGGATACAGGATGGGGTGAGTTAGTGGGGCAACTTGAGTACAAATGCCAGTGGTACGATCAAACAGGAGTGAAAATTGACCATCGTGAAATTCCGTCCTATTAGTCTCGGTATCAAACAGACAAGACACGCAGTTAAATTTCCCTCAGTCGATAGCCAGAATCTTCATGATATCCTCCAAGAAATGAGAGGATGAGGTTTGGTTGTTTC
This window of the Chroococcidiopsis sp. CCMEE 29 genome carries:
- a CDS encoding WYL domain-containing protein translates to MGRRGQSITLSISNRDKEQLEQIAQEQGMLWGDRPNISRLIEAIARRELRIGRNNDWSETRIRALQQSIQTLTDAGYPDSARIIAELLLERRELSLPLKSEIKRYLETPIAPWRLEIDQYIHRQQPFQLTYRDAADRPWTFTIRHARITPYEQRQYLECWCEQTEGNQDLPELQHNWNLRLERIPEAAISPIEGQWQPSLDRIDVELHLFRGLAFAYQAKPDDIVNEWLADSSLVRRVIRQITSSFWFFREILRYGEDCEIVAPDKVRALFRQKLKSLCRNYDINVSDKHE